A region of Paenibacillus sp. 37 DNA encodes the following proteins:
- the fliY gene encoding flagellar motor switch phosphatase FliY, with translation MTSKDYLSQEEIDALLRQSESINSSEPAEKTVDDFLTELEQDALGEIGNITFGSAATALSTLLGLKVDITTPKVSIISRTQFEEAFPKPHVAVHVNYVDGFEGINSLVIKKRDAQVIADLMLGGEGNPVDEELNEIHISAVQEAMNQMMGSSATSMSTIFNRFVNISPPGIDILNLESGEGVSNLPADETLIQVSFRLLIGDLIDSNLMQLLPVHFAKNMVDMLIGGAQESTASAPVASTPEPAPAAVPATPTPVAEQPPVQHQQAPQAPQQPAQDYNGYGQAPMGMPQGMPPQQPYGTPPQQPYGAPQHYGGMPNRNVNVQPVQFANLQNGAYGQVDENNLNLLMDIPLKVTVELGRTQKQIKDILELSQGSIVELDKLAGEPVDILVNNKLIAKGEVVVIDENFGVRVIDIVSQWDRIQKLQ, from the coding sequence TTGACGAGTAAGGATTATTTATCCCAAGAAGAAATCGATGCTTTGCTCAGGCAATCGGAATCGATAAACAGCTCGGAACCCGCTGAAAAGACGGTTGATGATTTTTTGACCGAGCTGGAGCAGGATGCCTTGGGGGAGATTGGTAACATTACATTTGGTAGCGCGGCAACAGCCTTATCCACGCTATTAGGCCTCAAAGTAGATATTACAACACCTAAAGTTTCTATTATTAGTCGAACGCAGTTTGAAGAAGCTTTTCCTAAGCCGCATGTTGCTGTTCATGTGAATTACGTGGATGGATTCGAAGGCATTAACTCACTTGTTATCAAGAAGAGAGATGCTCAAGTCATCGCTGATTTGATGCTGGGTGGCGAAGGAAATCCGGTCGATGAAGAACTGAATGAAATCCATATTAGTGCAGTACAGGAAGCAATGAACCAGATGATGGGTTCCTCTGCAACCTCAATGTCCACCATTTTTAATCGTTTTGTGAATATTTCCCCTCCAGGAATCGATATTCTCAATCTGGAGAGTGGAGAGGGTGTAAGTAATCTTCCAGCAGATGAGACCCTTATCCAAGTTTCATTTCGTTTGTTAATCGGGGATCTGATCGATTCCAATCTGATGCAGTTGCTTCCAGTACATTTTGCCAAAAACATGGTAGATATGCTGATTGGAGGCGCTCAGGAGTCAACTGCAAGCGCACCAGTGGCATCAACACCTGAACCTGCGCCAGCAGCTGTACCAGCAACGCCAACACCGGTTGCGGAGCAGCCGCCCGTTCAGCACCAACAGGCTCCACAGGCTCCACAACAACCTGCGCAGGACTATAACGGATATGGACAGGCCCCGATGGGTATGCCTCAAGGAATGCCGCCACAGCAGCCGTATGGCACGCCACCGCAGCAACCTTATGGTGCACCTCAACATTACGGTGGAATGCCAAATAGGAATGTTAACGTACAACCAGTTCAATTCGCCAATTTGCAAAATGGGGCGTATGGTCAGGTAGACGAAAACAATTTGAATTTATTGATGGACATTCCCCTTAAAGTCACCGTAGAATTAGGAAGGACCCAGAAGCAAATTAAAGATATTTTGGAACTGTCACAGGGTTCGATTGTCGAACTGGATAAGTTAGCCGGGGAACCTGTCGATATTTTGGTAAATAACAAACTGATCGCCAAGGGAGAAGTTGTCGTTATTGACGAAAACTTTGGTGTTCGTGTTATAGATATCGTTAGCCAATGGGACCGAATTCAGAAATTACAATAA
- a CDS encoding response regulator → MANRILVVDDAAFMRMMIRDILSKNGYEVVGEAQDGSQAIEKFKELRPDLITMDITMPEMDGIAALKEIKKIDANAKVIMCSAMGQQAMVIDAIQAGAKDFIVKPFQSDRVIEAISKTLGV, encoded by the coding sequence ATGGCAAACCGAATTTTAGTCGTAGACGACGCTGCATTTATGAGAATGATGATCCGGGACATTTTGTCCAAAAATGGATATGAGGTTGTTGGTGAGGCTCAGGATGGCTCACAAGCAATTGAGAAATTTAAAGAGCTTCGTCCGGATCTGATCACAATGGATATTACGATGCCTGAGATGGACGGCATTGCAGCTTTGAAAGAAATCAAGAAGATTGATGCTAACGCTAAAGTAATTATGTGCTCCGCGATGGGTCAACAAGCGATGGTAATCGACGCTATTCAAGCAGGTGCTAAAGACTTTATCGTTAAACCGTTCCAATCTGACCGCGTTATCGAAGCGATCAGCAAGACACTGGGCGTTTAA
- a CDS encoding flagellar biosynthetic protein FliO encodes MAQGDIPGGAGVGSNYYLQLVWVIVVLAVILALIVYLIRFLNKRNQQMFRHGTIRTLGGVGLGQNKSLQIMEIGGCVYLLGVGEDIQLIDKVSDLEEAQRIIDSFERDAAAQQGNLSPLIAKLTKRFRREEPPREMELEDTTSFHEMFESKLRQMPNRKEKMEKLLDKDNTTDRSRDS; translated from the coding sequence ATGGCTCAGGGTGATATTCCAGGAGGAGCTGGCGTGGGAAGTAATTATTATTTACAGCTTGTATGGGTGATTGTTGTCCTGGCCGTCATCCTGGCCCTTATTGTTTACCTGATCCGTTTTCTAAACAAACGGAATCAGCAAATGTTCCGGCACGGCACAATTCGTACCCTGGGTGGAGTTGGACTGGGGCAAAACAAGTCGTTGCAAATTATGGAAATTGGTGGATGTGTATATCTGCTTGGTGTAGGTGAAGACATCCAGTTGATAGATAAGGTTTCGGATCTGGAAGAGGCCCAAAGAATCATTGATTCCTTTGAACGAGATGCTGCTGCACAACAAGGAAATCTCTCACCTCTCATTGCCAAGCTGACAAAACGTTTCCGTAGAGAAGAACCGCCGCGGGAAATGGAACTAGAGGACACAACTTCTTTTCACGAAATGTTTGAATCCAAACTTCGGCAGATGCCTAACCGTAAAGAGAAGATGGAAAAGCTCCTGGATAAAGACAATACTACAGATCGGTCGAGGGATTCATGA
- the fliP gene encoding flagellar type III secretion system pore protein FliP (The bacterial flagellar biogenesis protein FliP forms a type III secretion system (T3SS)-type pore required for flagellar assembly.) yields the protein MKKKIWLACCLLGLISLASVTVAFAEPIPNIDIQIGNGDGGTPSTSSLSIILLITVLSIAPAMLVLMTSFTRIVIVLGFIRTSLGTQQMPPNQVLVGLALFLTLFIMSPTLSSINQVALQPYLQGELTQTEALEKAADPMKKFMFSHTREKDLLLFMKYNQTEQPKTYQDIPITVMVPAYVISELKTAFQMGFMIFIPFLVIDIVVASTLMAMGMMMLPPVMISLPFKILLFVLVDGWYLVVKSLLLSFNT from the coding sequence ATGAAGAAAAAGATTTGGTTAGCGTGTTGTTTATTAGGACTTATCAGTCTGGCATCTGTAACGGTTGCCTTTGCCGAACCCATTCCGAATATTGATATTCAGATTGGAAACGGTGATGGAGGGACACCAAGCACGAGTTCACTGTCCATCATTCTGTTAATTACGGTGCTTAGTATTGCTCCAGCAATGCTTGTACTGATGACCAGTTTTACTCGGATTGTGATTGTGCTCGGTTTTATACGTACATCTTTGGGTACACAACAAATGCCACCCAATCAGGTGCTGGTCGGTTTGGCGCTATTTCTGACACTTTTCATTATGTCGCCGACATTGTCTTCCATAAATCAGGTAGCGCTTCAGCCCTATCTCCAGGGAGAGCTAACGCAAACCGAGGCACTTGAAAAAGCAGCGGATCCCATGAAGAAATTTATGTTTAGTCACACCAGAGAAAAAGATCTTCTGCTGTTTATGAAGTACAATCAGACTGAACAACCAAAGACCTATCAGGATATCCCAATTACTGTTATGGTGCCGGCATATGTAATCAGTGAGTTGAAGACAGCATTCCAGATGGGGTTTATGATTTTTATTCCGTTTCTGGTTATAGACATTGTTGTCGCGAGTACACTCATGGCAATGGGGATGATGATGCTTCCGCCGGTCATGATCTCATTACCTTTTAAAATACTGCTCTTTGTCCTTGTGGATGGGTGGTATCTGGTTGTCAAGTCACTGTTACTGAGTTTTAACACTTGA
- the fliQ gene encoding flagellar biosynthesis protein FliQ, with protein sequence MTSEFIIGLAGKAVYTSLLASAPMLILALVVGLAISIFQATTQIQEQTLAFVPKIVAVLLSVLLFGPWILNILVDFTFNILDNLYRYIG encoded by the coding sequence ATGACTTCGGAATTTATTATCGGTCTGGCCGGGAAAGCGGTATACACGTCATTGCTGGCCAGTGCACCCATGCTTATACTAGCTCTGGTTGTAGGACTTGCAATCAGTATTTTTCAAGCGACAACTCAAATTCAGGAACAAACATTAGCTTTTGTACCCAAGATTGTTGCCGTACTTCTGTCAGTACTTTTGTTTGGACCTTGGATCTTAAATATCTTGGTCGATTTTACGTTCAACATTCTCGATAATCTATACAGATACATAGGGTAG
- the fliR gene encoding flagellar biosynthetic protein FliR — METLLQSFPVALLMFCRITSFFVTAPVFSARNVPTSVKIGISAFVTLSVYLIYGIDQTVPTDLSYVLLIIREILIGLLLGFVAYLLMTAVQTAGTFIDLQIGFGMANVYDPMTGASAPLTGNLKYAFAMLLFLTMNGHHYLLDAIVYSYRWVPLSNVFFLRLADGSIAEFLIQTLGQSFMLAFQMSAPIVVALFLTDVGLGFLAKTAPQFNVFAVGLPLKLLVGLAILLLLVPSFSFVFSQLFEAIFRSMEKLLGTIGQRPG, encoded by the coding sequence ATGGAGACATTGTTGCAAAGTTTCCCTGTCGCTCTGCTTATGTTTTGTCGAATCACATCATTTTTTGTAACTGCGCCAGTTTTTTCGGCTCGAAATGTGCCGACTTCAGTTAAAATTGGTATCTCTGCATTTGTCACATTGTCTGTCTATCTGATTTACGGAATAGACCAGACCGTACCCACCGATCTGAGCTATGTTTTATTGATCATCAGAGAGATTCTAATTGGCCTGCTTTTAGGTTTTGTGGCTTATCTTTTGATGACGGCTGTTCAGACTGCGGGAACCTTTATCGATCTACAGATCGGTTTTGGTATGGCCAATGTATACGATCCAATGACAGGTGCTTCAGCGCCACTTACGGGTAACTTGAAGTATGCATTTGCTATGCTTCTGTTTCTGACGATGAATGGACACCATTATTTGCTGGATGCGATCGTTTACAGTTACCGGTGGGTACCATTATCGAATGTGTTTTTCCTACGGTTGGCAGATGGAAGTATTGCTGAATTTTTGATTCAGACCTTAGGTCAATCATTTATGCTGGCTTTTCAGATGTCGGCTCCGATTGTAGTTGCGTTGTTTTTGACGGATGTTGGATTAGGTTTTTTGGCCAAAACTGCTCCTCAATTTAATGTATTTGCAGTTGGGTTGCCGCTTAAGTTACTCGTTGGTCTTGCTATTTTGCTTTTGCTGGTTCCCAGTTTCTCCTTTGTATTTAGTCAATTGTTCGAAGCGATATTCAGATCGATGGAAAAATTGCTTGGAACCATTGGACAAAGGCCCGGCTGA
- the flhB gene encoding flagellar biosynthesis protein FlhB — protein MKLQLDLQLFSGEKTEKATPKKRQDTRKKGQIVKSAELSGASILLIVFLIMMVFSNYYKERIVRLFTDIFINRLSMDITGENVMALMMRYGIEVLLLIAPVLLGALLVALIVNYMQVGFLLVGEGLKPKLEKLDPIKGFKNIFSLRSLVEFAKSILKMSIIGYLVYSTIKGYQSDIASLSHFSLDAILHFAASITLSLGIKIAVALMILAIFDYMYQKYDHEKKIRMSKQDIKDEYKKMEGDPLIKGKIRERQRRMAMQRMMQEVPNADVIITNPTHFAVALKYEGSEMEAPQIIAKGQDYVALRIKEIAKENGVITMENKPLARALFQRAEIGDAIPADLFQAVAEVLAYVYKLKGRTK, from the coding sequence ATGAAACTTCAACTCGACCTCCAGTTGTTTTCAGGGGAGAAGACGGAGAAAGCTACCCCGAAAAAGAGACAGGATACACGAAAAAAAGGACAGATTGTCAAAAGCGCTGAACTATCTGGCGCATCCATTCTCCTAATCGTGTTTTTGATCATGATGGTATTCAGCAATTACTATAAAGAACGTATAGTTCGTCTGTTTACAGATATCTTCATCAATCGATTGAGTATGGATATCACCGGAGAGAATGTGATGGCGCTTATGATGCGCTATGGTATTGAAGTTTTGTTATTGATCGCTCCCGTTTTGCTGGGTGCGTTACTGGTTGCTTTGATCGTTAACTACATGCAAGTTGGTTTTCTTCTTGTAGGGGAAGGTTTGAAGCCAAAACTTGAGAAACTGGACCCGATTAAAGGTTTCAAAAATATATTCTCTCTCCGCTCATTAGTGGAATTTGCTAAATCCATTTTGAAAATGTCGATTATCGGTTATCTCGTTTACAGTACAATTAAAGGCTACCAGTCAGATATTGCTTCACTTTCTCATTTTTCATTGGATGCTATTTTACATTTCGCTGCGTCGATCACTTTAAGTCTTGGGATCAAGATTGCAGTGGCATTAATGATACTTGCGATATTTGATTACATGTATCAGAAGTATGACCATGAGAAGAAGATTCGTATGTCCAAGCAAGACATCAAAGACGAGTACAAGAAAATGGAAGGTGATCCGCTGATCAAAGGTAAAATCCGGGAACGCCAGCGTCGTATGGCTATGCAGCGTATGATGCAGGAAGTGCCGAATGCGGATGTAATCATTACGAACCCAACTCACTTTGCGGTTGCGTTAAAGTATGAAGGTTCCGAGATGGAGGCACCACAGATTATTGCCAAAGGTCAGGATTATGTCGCCTTGCGTATTAAGGAAATTGCCAAAGAAAACGGTGTTATTACGATGGAAAACAAGCCGCTGGCACGGGCATTGTTCCAGAGAGCCGAGATTGGTGACGCTATACCGGCCGATTTGTTTCAAGCGGTAGCTGAAGTGCTGGCTTATGTATATAAACTAAAGGGCAGAACGAAATAA
- the flhA gene encoding flagellar biosynthesis protein FlhA — MKIKDIAVLAGIIGIVLMMILPIPPWLLDLLLVVNISIALMILLVAMNSKEALQFSIFPALLLITTLFRLALNISTTKLILGDGDAGAVVATFGSWIAGGQIAIGFIVFLILVVVQFIVITKGSERVAEVAARFTLDAMPGKQMSIDADLNAGLINEQQARERRSKIEREADFYGAMDGASKFVKGDAIASIIILLINLIGGFIIGMTVHGMAFADAMSTYSVLTIGDGLVSQIPALLISTAAGLIVTRASSEGNLADDITGQLFTYPILIYIVAFVIAMLGFFTPIHVITTLPLAGVLAYAAWRMQNNLNLKQVAEEQLEEEQQIEEVRSPESVINLLQVDPIEFEFGYGLIPLADNQQGGDLLDRIIMIRRQCALELGLVVPVIRIRDNIQLRPNEYVIKIKGNVVGGGELLLNHYLAMSPGYDEESVTGIETTEPAFGLPALWIDEVTKDRAELAGYTVVDPPSVVATHLTELIKKHAHELLGRQETKALVDNLRENYSALVDELIPSLLSIGDVQKVLAKLLREKISIRDMVTIFETLADYGTYTKDPDVLTEYVRQSLSRQITQQFSQKGETLRVITVGPGLEKKIAESVQQSDQGSYLALDPVSTQSVYQKLSEQVNRLIQSGQQPVVLTSPTIRMYLRQVIERTMQDIPVLSYSELEPNVEIQSIGVVNL, encoded by the coding sequence TTGAAGATTAAAGATATAGCTGTCCTTGCGGGTATCATTGGCATTGTGTTAATGATGATTCTCCCGATCCCGCCCTGGCTGTTGGACTTGTTGCTCGTCGTCAACATTTCAATTGCACTGATGATACTTCTTGTTGCCATGAACAGCAAAGAAGCGTTGCAGTTTTCTATTTTTCCAGCTTTGCTGTTGATCACTACACTATTCCGACTGGCACTGAACATTTCGACAACCAAGCTAATCCTTGGTGATGGGGATGCGGGAGCCGTTGTTGCTACCTTTGGTAGCTGGATTGCCGGAGGGCAAATTGCGATTGGATTTATCGTGTTTTTGATCCTCGTTGTTGTTCAGTTTATCGTTATTACAAAGGGGTCTGAGCGCGTAGCTGAAGTTGCTGCCCGATTCACCCTCGATGCGATGCCTGGTAAACAAATGAGTATCGATGCGGATCTGAATGCGGGTCTAATCAACGAGCAACAAGCTCGTGAGCGTCGTTCCAAAATTGAACGTGAAGCCGATTTCTATGGAGCGATGGATGGAGCAAGTAAATTCGTAAAAGGTGACGCTATTGCAAGTATTATCATCCTCCTGATCAATCTCATAGGTGGGTTCATTATCGGTATGACTGTGCATGGGATGGCTTTTGCAGATGCAATGTCAACGTACTCTGTACTGACTATCGGAGATGGATTGGTAAGCCAAATCCCGGCTCTGCTTATTTCCACAGCAGCAGGACTTATCGTCACCAGAGCGTCTTCAGAAGGAAACCTGGCAGATGATATTACGGGGCAACTGTTTACATATCCAATACTTATTTATATCGTAGCTTTCGTTATTGCCATGCTCGGTTTCTTCACACCCATTCATGTTATTACTACGCTTCCATTGGCAGGTGTGTTGGCATATGCCGCGTGGCGTATGCAGAATAATCTGAATTTGAAACAAGTAGCGGAAGAACAGTTGGAAGAAGAACAGCAGATTGAAGAGGTTAGAAGTCCTGAAAGTGTAATTAACCTGCTTCAGGTGGACCCTATTGAGTTTGAATTTGGTTATGGTTTAATCCCGCTTGCTGATAATCAGCAGGGTGGGGACTTATTGGATCGGATCATTATGATTCGGAGGCAGTGTGCTCTTGAACTGGGGTTAGTCGTTCCGGTCATACGGATTCGAGATAATATCCAGCTCAGACCCAATGAGTATGTTATCAAAATCAAGGGTAATGTGGTAGGTGGCGGAGAACTGTTGTTGAATCATTACCTTGCCATGAGTCCTGGCTATGATGAGGAGTCTGTAACAGGTATTGAAACGACAGAACCTGCTTTTGGACTTCCAGCACTATGGATTGATGAAGTAACCAAAGACAGAGCCGAACTTGCAGGATATACGGTCGTTGATCCGCCTTCCGTTGTGGCTACACATCTGACGGAACTGATTAAGAAACATGCGCATGAGTTACTTGGAAGACAAGAGACAAAAGCACTTGTGGATAATCTCAGAGAGAACTATTCTGCCCTTGTGGATGAACTGATCCCTTCTCTACTTTCCATTGGTGATGTACAGAAAGTGCTTGCTAAGTTATTGCGTGAGAAAATATCTATTCGGGATATGGTGACCATCTTCGAGACACTGGCTGACTATGGTACGTATACGAAAGATCCTGATGTGCTGACTGAATACGTCAGACAATCCCTCTCGCGTCAGATTACTCAGCAGTTCTCACAGAAAGGTGAGACACTTCGAGTGATCACGGTTGGACCTGGTCTTGAGAAGAAAATTGCTGAAAGTGTGCAACAATCGGATCAAGGCAGTTATCTTGCGTTAGACCCTGTTTCTACACAAAGTGTATATCAGAAGCTCAGTGAACAAGTAAACCGTTTGATTCAATCAGGTCAACAACCTGTTGTATTAACTTCTCCAACCATTCGGATGTATCTGCGTCAGGTTATTGAACGTACTATGCAGGACATTCCTGTGCTTTCCTACAGCGAGTTGGAGCCGAATGTTGAAATTCAAAGTATCGGGGTGGTGAACTTATGA
- the flhF gene encoding flagellar biosynthesis protein FlhF, with protein sequence MRVKQYVVETMPEAMLQIRKDLGSDAVILSTKEIKVGGVMGMFRKKRIEVVAAVDKEENKQTTKPVQNQFTPVPRAFVPEAYRQTARSFVAASDESATTNTADQSVQDQSAAAPSVFESRNIGSDIDSSSGSSSMDHKPRPQGADFSGSTTGPKPTGSDLQQDKLMTELQDLKQMVTRLSKQGTSADPVPEELQPIRERLTEQDVWPEVWESWFDSIQAKWSEDGLKEQDVEQAVKLEVMHFLEQRIEEGILPTTRIVYVAGPTGVGKTTTIAKLAAEQMFKKQRKVGFITSDTYRISAVEQLRTYASILNVPLEVVQSPGDTQRAISRLENCDLIFMDTAGRNYRNELLVSELQSLLAPVENSETFLVMSMTSKSADMVQITEHFSKYGLDKVIFTKMDETGSCGPLFNLLHRFPLKLAYVANGQNVPDDLLKPDADSLSKQLLGEWSQ encoded by the coding sequence ATGAGAGTAAAACAATACGTTGTTGAGACCATGCCCGAAGCTATGCTTCAAATTCGCAAAGACCTGGGAAGTGATGCTGTTATTCTGTCCACCAAAGAGATTAAGGTGGGCGGAGTGATGGGAATGTTTCGAAAAAAAAGGATTGAAGTTGTAGCTGCAGTGGATAAGGAAGAAAACAAGCAAACAACAAAGCCAGTACAAAATCAATTCACACCTGTACCTCGTGCATTTGTACCTGAGGCTTATCGGCAAACAGCTCGTTCGTTTGTTGCGGCTTCTGATGAGTCGGCTACAACGAATACAGCTGATCAAAGTGTACAGGACCAATCTGCTGCTGCTCCGTCTGTGTTTGAATCGCGTAATATCGGTTCAGACATAGACAGCAGCTCAGGTTCTTCGAGCATGGATCATAAACCGCGACCGCAAGGGGCGGATTTTTCGGGTTCAACAACTGGTCCAAAGCCAACAGGTTCAGACCTGCAGCAGGATAAGTTGATGACTGAATTGCAGGATCTTAAACAAATGGTGACCAGGCTTTCAAAGCAAGGTACTTCTGCAGACCCTGTGCCAGAGGAACTGCAACCGATCCGAGAGCGTTTGACAGAACAAGATGTCTGGCCTGAAGTATGGGAATCCTGGTTTGATTCAATTCAAGCAAAATGGTCTGAGGATGGATTGAAAGAACAGGATGTAGAACAAGCGGTGAAACTTGAGGTCATGCACTTTTTGGAGCAACGTATTGAAGAAGGCATTCTTCCAACCACTCGAATCGTCTATGTAGCTGGACCAACCGGTGTAGGGAAAACTACGACGATTGCAAAATTGGCTGCTGAACAAATGTTCAAAAAACAGCGTAAAGTTGGATTCATTACATCAGACACGTATCGGATCTCGGCGGTAGAACAGCTTAGAACATATGCTTCTATACTGAATGTTCCACTTGAGGTGGTACAATCGCCCGGTGATACACAACGTGCCATTTCTCGATTAGAGAATTGTGATTTGATCTTTATGGATACAGCGGGTAGAAACTACAGAAATGAATTACTTGTTTCAGAACTGCAAAGTTTGCTTGCTCCTGTAGAGAATAGCGAAACCTTTCTGGTCATGAGTATGACTTCCAAAAGTGCTGATATGGTGCAGATCACGGAACATTTCAGTAAATATGGACTGGATAAGGTGATTTTTACCAAAATGGATGAGACTGGGAGTTGCGGTCCGCTATTTAACTTGTTACACCGTTTTCCACTCAAGCTCGCATATGTGGCAAATGGACAAAATGTTCCGGACGATTTGTTGAAACCAGATGCAGATTCGTTGTCTAAACAGTTGCTGGGAGAATGGTCACAATGA
- a CDS encoding MinD/ParA family protein, whose amino-acid sequence MKDQAAALRSMVSAPLELEGIERDIRSSKIITVASGKGGVGKSNFTLNFALALQALGQKVLVFDADIGMANIDVLMGTSSSYNLYHLLYRQKTIREIIQLGASSLPYIAGGSGMKELFSLSDRDLEFFASQVEDIAQEMDYVIFDTGAGLSRENMKFIGAADECLIITTPEPTSITDAYALVKVMHGQENATPFRMIVNRVEDEREAERVAEKIAGVARRFLQTDIPLLGYISEDAQVVKAVKRQMPYSLAYPNAKASKDIEKLALRYLAVPATPGSGTLTGIRGFMNKWLKRTT is encoded by the coding sequence ATGAAGGATCAGGCAGCTGCACTTCGAAGTATGGTCTCCGCGCCATTGGAATTGGAAGGCATTGAGCGAGATATTCGATCCTCGAAAATCATTACTGTGGCCAGTGGTAAGGGAGGTGTTGGTAAATCCAATTTCACACTGAACTTTGCCTTGGCGTTGCAGGCTTTGGGGCAAAAGGTACTTGTATTTGATGCTGATATTGGAATGGCTAATATTGATGTTCTTATGGGTACGTCTTCTTCCTATAATCTTTACCACCTGTTGTACCGACAAAAAACCATAAGGGAAATCATACAACTGGGTGCCAGTAGCTTGCCTTACATTGCTGGAGGATCGGGCATGAAAGAGTTGTTCTCATTGTCAGATCGTGATCTGGAGTTTTTCGCCAGTCAAGTCGAGGATATTGCCCAGGAAATGGATTATGTCATCTTTGACACTGGGGCAGGACTCTCCAGAGAGAATATGAAGTTCATCGGTGCTGCTGATGAATGCCTGATTATAACTACACCTGAACCGACTTCAATAACCGATGCTTATGCTTTAGTCAAAGTTATGCACGGCCAGGAAAATGCTACGCCCTTTCGGATGATCGTTAACCGGGTGGAAGACGAACGAGAAGCGGAACGGGTGGCAGAAAAAATAGCTGGAGTGGCGAGGCGGTTTTTGCAGACGGATATTCCGCTGCTTGGGTATATTTCAGAAGACGCCCAGGTAGTCAAGGCGGTTAAAAGGCAAATGCCCTATAGTCTGGCTTATCCGAATGCCAAAGCCTCTAAAGATATAGAGAAACTTGCTCTTCGTTATCTGGCTGTACCTGCAACTCCGGGATCCGGAACCTTGACAGGAATCAGGGGATTTATGAATAAGTGGCTTAAACGGACAACGTGA